A genomic window from Bubalus bubalis isolate 160015118507 breed Murrah chromosome 13, NDDB_SH_1, whole genome shotgun sequence includes:
- the TPT1 gene encoding translationally-controlled tumor protein produces MIIYRDLISHDEMFSDIYKIREVADGLCLEVEGKMVSRTEGNIDDSLIGGNASAEGPEGEGTESTVITGVDIVMNHHLQETSFTKEAYKKYIKDYMKSIKGKLEEQRPERVKPFMTGAAEQIKHILANFKNYQFFIGENMNPDGMVALLDYREDGVTPYMIFFKDGLEMEKC; encoded by the exons ATGATCATCTACCGGGACCTCATTAGCC ATGACGAGATGTTCTCCGACATCTATAAGATCCGGGAGGTCGCGGACGGGCTGTGTCTGGAGGTGGAGGGGAAG ATGGTCAGTAGGACAGAGGGTAACATCGATGACTCGCTCATTGGTGGAAATGCCTCCGCTGAAGGCCCCGAGGGCGAAGGTACCGAAAGCACAGTAATCACTGGTGTCGATATTGTCATGAACCATCACTTGCAGGAAACCAGCTTCACAAAAGAAGCCTACAAGAAGTACATCAAAGATTACATGAAGTC AATCAAAGGGAAACTTGAAGAACAGAGACCAGAAAGAGTAAAACCTTTTATGACAGGGGCTGCAGAACAAATCAAGCACATCCTTGCTAATTTCAAAAACTATCAg TTCTTTATTGGTGAAAACATGAATCCAGATGGCATGGTTGCTCTGCTGGACTACCGTGAGGATGGTGTAACCCCATATATGATTTTCTTTAAGGATGGTTTAGAGATGGAAAAATGT TAA